In the genome of Lathyrus oleraceus cultivar Zhongwan6 chromosome 4, CAAS_Psat_ZW6_1.0, whole genome shotgun sequence, the window GGAAGTAAAgaggtgatgaagatgaaaaatTATGTAGTCTATATATTAGGGTGTGTGGCGAGACAAACGAACGaatgaatttgtttatatcctcGTAGTGCTACATGAGGTAGGGATATGTCATGAATTATTGATATTCCCAAGGATTTTGGCAATCATCACAACTAGTGTAAGCTGAACAGTCAGGCAACCATCATTACCCGGTTATAGTTAAAGGTTACCACGTCTAGAAAAATGAGAGTTGGCTCGCTCGAGAAAGATCGAACATTTGAGGCGCGCCAGACAATCGTTAACAAATCTCAATCAATACACATGGAATATTTGGATTAAAGACATGAAGGCAAAAGCATTTATGCCTGATTGAATGCATTACAATTTACAATACAAGATCGAACAGTCAAATTTAATTGTCAACTATCGTTAAAAGATGACAATCACCTTGAATGGTCACTGACAGACCTCGAGTAAAGAAGATATCAAAAGAAAAATAATATTCACATTTTCAGAGGGTTGAGAGTATTCAACCGATTAAAAGACAATTCTGACTTTCTCGTTGGTAGAattatcatatatatatatatatatatatatatatatatatatatatatatatatatatatatatatatatatatatatatatatatatataaagacCTCTACCTTCGCATATCTCAATCAAGAATAAGATATAATCTGGTGATTAAGTTTAAGTAATAATTAGTATTAGTCTTAGAATACTAGTAGTAATTAAGAATAAGATACTCAAAGGCGATCTAATAATAACTGCGCCTTAAGATACAAATATCAATTCAACTCAGTCTGGGTCAACTCGCTACCAGCACTGGTCCGTTTCCCAGTTCCGAATTCTGTATCCAGAAAACCTACTCGCCGTCAGCGGTTGCCGACGACGGAACAAACTTCTATCATAGTTTGCACGCTTTTCGGGATCCGACAGAGTCGAGTACGCAGCATGAATCTTCATGAACTCATCCGCCGAAGAATTCTTCCGATGAACCGCCGCCACGTCAGGGTGAGAAACTCTCGCGAGACGCCGGTACGCTGTCTTAATTTCCTGATCGGAAGCGGCTGCCGCAATTCCAAGAATCTCGTAAAGCGAGCCGGAAGCCATGCCGCGGGGTAGCTGAGAAGAGATAGCTTCGGTTGTAGTGGCGGTGGCAGAAACGAATATTCTTCGCGGTCTGACGTGGCACGGTTTTGATGAGATGGTTTTGCCGGAGAAAGTGGCGACGGTGCTGAGAGGTGAGAGAGAAGATACTGAGAGCATGGTAGGGTGGAATGCGACGTTGTTGTAATAAGTTGAAGAAGATTGAGGATCAGGTTTTCATATATAGAAATGATGAGTGGCACTGTATTGGGTCCCAAAATAACTGTCTTGCGTTTTCAAGCTATAAGAAAAACAATCTTATCCAAATAGCATTGGATTTTTATTGCTGCTGACTCACATCTTGTGGCTTATTGTACTGTCATAGTTCAAATGGTTGGAGATTTTTAGATCTCATCCCTTACCATAAATACACTGCACCGACTTGCCATAATATGTATATTCATGGGAGTGGATCCACTAACTTTGGGGTATGGACACTTCCTTTTAATTATTTTGGCCCATTCTTCGGATTAGACATGGCCGACCGTGAGCTGTGCTTAAAGTTTGATATTTTCTTACGAGAAATTGGTaaattttttatccaaataattatattttttattttattctcAAAAATAATTTaggttttaatttttttataaatttatttttttttcaaacaaaaaaaaaattaaaacgTTGCGGTGACATCAGACGATAGACGATTATACCTATTTTTTCAATGATGGCGTCAATTGAATTGTCGTATGTAAATGATATTATCAATCCAATTAGCGTCAGTGTATATATTTTTAAAGGTGACGCCGGTGTGTATAGTGTTTTTTAAcatataaataataaatattaatatttaatttaaaataattttacaGATAAATAATAAAcattaatatttaatttaaaataattttacatATACTAACGATGACGACCAGGTTGGTCATACGGGTGATCGGTTCCACACCTCTACCTACCCCAACTTGTTGCACTCGTTGTTCATTCATCTCAGGTGTTTGAAGATTTGAGGTCTCCAGAATATCACCAAAATTCCTAAAAAGTTCTTGCATTTCTAAGAAGTCTTGTGTATGGAGTGACACATTGTCGTAACTGAGTTCACGATCTATACTAGAGTAGTTGGGATGTGTTGATGAGGTTACTGGTGTTTGGCATGGAagattgaagggagacattggtgtgaaaGATTCGTTGGAGAAATGTTGGAATGGTTGTTTTGGTGTTTGATAGACATGTGATTGTTGTGATGTTTGAGCGTTTTGACTATGGTATGAAGAAGAGTTTAGTGTTATAAGTTCCTTGAGTGTTTTGGCTATGGTAGGATGATGTGTTTGAGGCATATGTATTTTGGGTGTCTTGATAATAGTCATATTGTTGGCGATGGTATGAGGTACACTCTTGGTATTATGGTTGGGTGTCTGACATGTTTTGGTTGTGGATTTATGTGTTTGTGGGTCGGTAATTTTGTTGGGTAGGATTGAGAGTAATTGGTCTGATAATTTTGTAGGGGGTTAGACGTTGAAGCTTCTTGTGTGTAAGTGGTGTGGCATGGGTCGTATAGATACCTACCTCAGGAGACAAATCCGGTTGCGACCGATATGTGCCAAGCCATATAATTATTAGTTGGTTTAGATTGGGTTGACATCACAACGTCACgtaacacatggtcatgacgaTGCCTCCATTTACGACACTCAGATTTAGCGAAGTCCTTTCAATTGTCAAAGCTCCATTGTTCATTAATTTTTCGTTTGTGCCATTGTTTGAGGCGCATCGAGGGATCTGAGATGTTTTGAAGCATTACGAACCGCTGTTTCACACGGTCACTATGCCACATCTCCATAGTGGTGAACATGATGATCAACGTGCATGTCGTCTAAATAGTTGCATCTTCTTCTCTGACTTCATGTTGATGTTCCAAGTTTAGATATGGACGTCAAATAAATTGTAGAGGAaaatatattagattataaaatgggtaatattaaaaataaattattatgAATTGATTTGTTTAGTGGAAATACATCTTCTGGTGTAAGGTGATCCAAGTGATTGTGATACTGAGTGATGCATTGTCTAGGACATTTGTTGAGATACATTATTAATTTTCACTACAAAGGATCATTCTCATACCAAAATATTCAAGCTATGTCATGAACACCAAGATACATTATTAATGCTCACTACAATGGAGAGACATATTGATGTGATGTATCTGGGTTTGGTTTTTGAAACACCGGAGTTGTTTGATTTACAATCAATAGAAATTCAAAACTCTTGTAGTTGAAAAATATAATAGAATAAAAACTAGGGTTTGGTCCTGTATCACAAATTTTATATCAAAATCCAGTTTTTTTTAAAACAACCATGTTAAATTTTATTTGCTCATGGTTCGAGATGATGAAGATGTTAAAAATTtgtttgttagtcacgaacaTTCTGGTTTCAACTATATTGAATTGTAAACTTTACTCCAACAAACTCTTCCATTTCAATAATCTCAAATAATTGATTAATCTGAACCTGCATTTGTAAATTCAGAGGAAGCTGAAGATGTAGATTTATATGAAGTTGAAGCTGAAGTCGACATcgttgatgatgaagaagaagaaagtgAGATGCTGTTCGCTgttgattttggcgaacaacctctggttttccaaaacttattgaattgggttacttgcaggatcaaccatacaaatcctaggacatgtgcaaatttaaataactttgTAACTCTTTAGAACAACCTTTGTATCCTTTATTTGGTTTACTAAGTCTTTCATGTACGAAAGATATTGACTAAAAGTGCTTAAGTAAAAGTAAACTTAACAAGACTAAGATAAATGGCGAAAAATAAATGGCGAAgaataaattgcataaagtaaatgcaaaggataaatgactggtaaatgtaaaggaaaattggtaaagaactttgaaatttataagataaaactttaaagaaatggtgtttgttcacacgtacattttccagataagactcttttctctcacacgggtactttgagtattttgcaggaattttgtacCAGTTTTTACACACCcattctgataacaactatcctatttatctacaaacaaaataactgtcactaacgaataaatcctaaaactatgacacttGGCTCTCTGCGTGACTTCCTTTCGCCAggtgcttccacgcgtcttctaCCAAACGTTataactcttttgaatttgaatttccgCTTTACGTCGAAACGACGCGTCTCCTCAGacttgtcgaattgtcgaaatatcataacatcatccaTACTTGTCAATGACGTCTTTTCATCTGCAGACATCTTCTTCTGTCAAAATATCGAACCACCAATCTGTCGAAGTGTCGAAAACACTTATCAACTAAACTGTTGAAAATGCTCTTCAAGTATATATTTCcagtttttttttctttttgcaaGCATCTCCATTTGTCAAAAACACTATTCTGCTTATTAATTTCATGGCGTCAAAAAtacatgtatacaaattgccccccaacAAAGATGTTTCGACTACTCTGGAGAAACAATCATTTGTTGTCAACCAATATTTCGATTCCATGTCATTTAATTCCACTATTTCCAAGCTTTTATAATATCAAGTTCCCAAACAGATTCATCATTACACTTCTTCAAGTACTCCAACTGCCAAACTTCAGTCGAAGGATACAGAGAGTGGGAAATCTAGTTTTAATACTGAGATTCCTGAGGTAAATCCTTATTTCGACTATCTATGTTGATCTTCATTGCATTTCTTTCTTCTAACTTAGAATTATTTTCAGAAACAATTGGCTGTCGAAGGAAAACCTACAGATAAAAACAAACCAAAACCTGATAGTGGTTCTGCTCTCAAAACTGTCAGCTCGACGTCCACTTCTCCGAAGGATTCGACAAAAGGATCAACAATGGAGATGGGCGCAGACAAAAATTAATCATGAACCTGAGAAAAATCTGGAAGAGACAGTCCAAGAAGAAGATATCCCCAAAAATGATCATGACAGGCAGACTGTAGCAGAATTCGACGCTACAATGAGTGAAGCTTCTGAAGACGATTCTCCTCCTCATCTAGGATTAAATGCTGCAAATAAGGGCGATGACACTGACATGGAAACTGGGATCGAAGATGACCATGAAGAAGAAACTGCTAAAGATGAGGATGACCAGTCGAAACAACCAGATGCTGGGCAAACTTTAGGGCGAAGCACTCAACCCGCTCCTGACCAGACCAAAGGAAGTGCCACATCAACTGGTTCGACCGGTTTCTCTCGCGAAAAGCTTGAGAGTCTCAAGGTGCAGAAACCCTTAGAATATCTGAAGGCCATGCTTAGCGCTCGTCACAATTTTCAAGATTCTTCGCAAAGCAGTTCGACTACCTCTGGGGCCACTTCTGAAGCGCAATCTCTTGACAACATCTTGACCAAGATTAAGACGAAAATCCTTGACGTTGATTTGTTCAAAGTTTTAGAAGAAAGCACCACTGCTCATATTGAactcaagaagattttgaaacAAATAAATGTCTTGGAAACTTCTGTTGAGGTTGGAAattttgtgatggagctgatgaccCTCATTGACTTGGCGACTGCAGACCTTCATCGTCAAAGAGATCTCTTCGTGCAAATCTCCACAAAATCCGAGACTCAAGTTGCTGAATGGGATGTTGTTGCTACTTCGACTGACGAAGTTTCAAAGCTGCAGCACTTTCTGAAACTTATAtcaaagaagttgctgcttgtgATGATAATATCCAGAAATGGGAGAAACAAATAGCTGTTCTTCAAGAAAAAATCTCCCAAGAGAAAAAGCGCAGAGCATCCATACAACAACCTAAGCAAAATGAGATTGACGACGAACTGAaggtgggtattcgacatgcagaaaGGGCTCAGcaacttagtcaagagattgagactctctctacccacagaagtctttgtgatcatcgactccagttTCAGAAAAAGAAATTTGCCACATTGAAGGAAGCTTTTACTAGTATGAAATTGTAGTCGAATTAGTTTAACAattctcagccctttgaggctttctttgtaataactttgGTGCCATTTTTGTTTGGCAAAGCTATCACAATTATTTTCACAATTATTCTACTGCTATTTTTACTTCTTGCAAtattggcttatattttttcaaatacttgccatttatctTTAAGATTCTCTCGTCTTTTCCTATCTCTTCAATCTCATAAGCACCatttgaaaaacttttcaaaatctggaaaggtccttcccacttaggagaccattttcccattaatctatcttttcgatccataggaaggattactttccaaacaAGATCACCAATTAAAAAGGTCTTGAATTTTACTTTCTTATTGTAAAACTTTTCGACTCTTTCTTTTTGTCTCTTTATTAGATCCAGCGCACgcaacctttcttcgtctaaatcaactaatttgtccatcatcatactccaatatatatctgatgggatttcatgatgcctttgaaCTCTAACTGATTGCAAATATATTTCGATtggtaaaactgcatcatgtccataggtcaacttaaatggagtcgaattcgttgcttcttttggagatgttcgacaagcccacaaaaCTTGATCTAAAGTTTTATGCCAGTTTTTAGGTTTTCTCCCCACATGCtttttgatcaaatttatcactaccttgttggctgcttcaacttgtccattggcttgagcatagtaaggtgtcgaagtaaggagtttaaatcctgtttcttgtgcaaatttctgcatatttttaccagtgaacacagatccttgatctgttgttattgtttctggtatcccaaatctataaattatgtgcttttggataaaatctataactgcttcttgatccacatttaccaATGGTATGACTTCAATCCACTTAGTGAAATAGTCTATTCCAACCAAAATGTACTTTTGCCCTTTTGAAGAGGTTGGTCGAATTTCACCAATCAAGtctaaagcccaacctctaaatggccaaggctttataattgaatgcaactcacttgcaggaacATGTGGTATGtctgcatgtacttgacattcctgacaaccttttgcaaattcgacacagttcttcagcattgttggccaatacattccttgtcgaaataataaccatttcattttatgacctgcttggtgtgcgccacacgctccactgtgcacattcgacaaagctatgtaagcttcatcttcacctaagcatttcaacaagactccttctgcagtctttttgaacaattcgtttccaaaaagtacataacTTAAAGCTCTATATTTTACCTTTCTTTCGGCTTTCTGATTTTGGTCTTGTAGATAATCCTTGATGGGCTTTCTCCAGTCTTcaattcctgaatcatctatattgaatatctcaaaattttctttgtcaccatatcctaatcttattgactccaaATCTGATGGGGACAATTTGGTAGATAtgactcttcctctgacttcaatagcCTTTTCTAACTTTTTcttcgacactttgtatccaGACGCAAGTTGAGCAAGGTCATTTGCCTCTTGATTCTCCACCCTGGGAATGTTCCTAAAGGCCACATTATCGAAttccttgagaagtctattggctattacaaagtacatgattaaattttctttcacacatttatattctttagtcaactgctttatcaccagttcagagtcacccgttatttcgac includes:
- the LOC127074693 gene encoding chaperone protein dnaJ 11, chloroplastic encodes the protein MLSVSSLSPLSTVATFSGKTISSKPCHVRPRRIFVSATATTTEAISSQLPRGMASGSLYEILGIAAAASDQEIKTAYRRLARVSHPDVAAVHRKNSSADEFMKIHAAYSTLSDPEKRANYDRSLFRRRQPLTASRFSGYRIRNWETDQCW